A genomic region of Arachis hypogaea cultivar Tifrunner chromosome 5, arahy.Tifrunner.gnm2.J5K5, whole genome shotgun sequence contains the following coding sequences:
- the LOC112802478 gene encoding replication protein A 70 kDa DNA-binding subunit C-like isoform X1, translated as MITLMSSRCIKCQISLLLRQERKTKTSMNRWTLNFSHRTVVLLVENPTFPLQAFRLTQISELLNADRINDSQLIDIMGEVVGKEDPKELITSKGKETKRLAILVEDLDNYRIGCVLFGDMVDQILPYLDDGRVEPLIVVLQFFRPSRWNEKTSVQSHFDISKLRINPDLEEVRDFRDRRLAAIPSNLVRISQVNTNNSHSGADELKRGDVTVNTIEEALNSTQEGPLWIAGTIVAINSGKDDWFYKSCRKCPKKVETPIGNRYECGKCGHTHGSASLRFKVEVMAYDGTGSITLLLWDRETVQLCGRQAEQIKDEEELYAEGYPAALESLLERKLLFKVNVKSSNIKLYDQVYTVMKVCEDDTIFEMHLPNKTFSTVTDTGCSNSVDLSAAMVDINNLSDSQYSVDVVEDSVTSLKCKTPAKTATMVLKQQIPINIENEEELGFSTNKLTRNRGKRQKMQLHDSNE; from the exons ATGATAACATTGATGAGTTCAAGATGTATAAAATGTCAAATTTCATTGTTGTTGAGACAAGAGAGAAAAACCAAGACATCTATGAATCGGTGGACCTTAAATTTCTCTCACCGAACTGTGGTGCTCTTGGTGGAGAATCCAACTTTCCCACTTCAAGCGTTTCGATTAACGCAAATTTCAGAGTTGTTGAATGCTGACAGGATCAATGACTCTCAATTAATAG ATATTATGGGTGAAGTGGTTGGAAAGGAAGATCCAAAGGAACTCATCACAAGCAAAGGGAAGGAAACGAAGCGTCTAGCTATTTTGGTTGAAGATCTTGA TAATTATCGTATTGGGTGTGTGTTGTTTGGGGACATGGTTGATCAAATACTACCATACCTAGATGATGGAAGAGTTGAACCATTGATAGTGGTCTTGCAGTTCTTCCGACCGAGTAGATGGAATG AGAAAACCTCAGTACAGAGTCATTTCGACATTTCTAAGCTACGCATCAATCCCGATCTCGAGGAGGTTCGCGACTTTCGTGACAG GAGGCTTGCCGCTATACCCTCAAATTTGGTCAGAATTAGTCAAGTCAACACAAACAACTCACATTCTGGGGCAGATGAACTTAAGCGGGGTGATGTGACGGTGAACACAATAGAGGAAGCACTAAACTCAACACAG GAAGGCCCTTTGTGGATTGCTGGAACAATTGTGGCAATCAATTCTGGCAAGGATGATTGGTTTTACAAATCATGTAGAAAGTGTCCGAAGAAGGTTGAAACACCAATTGGAAATAGATACGAGTGTGGAAAGTGTGGCCACACTCACGGAAGTGCATCGTTAAG GTTTAAGGTTGAGGTGATGGCCTATGATGGCACTGGTAGCATAACACTGCTTCTATGGGATCGAGAAACGGTTCAACTATGTGGTAGACAAGCAGAACAGATCAAGGATGAGGAG GAACTTTATGCTGAAGGATACCCTGCAGCTCTTGAGAGCCTGTTAGAAAGAAAACTTCTTTTTAAGGTGAATGTCAAATCCTCCAACATCAAGCTCTATGACCAGGTGTATACAGTGATGAAGGTCTGCGAGGATGATACAATTTTTGAAATGCATCTCCCAAATAAAACGTTCTCCACTGTAACT GATACCGGGTGCAGTAACTCGGTGGATTTGTCAGCAGCTATGGTTGATATCAACAATCTTAGTGATTCTCAATATTCTGTG GATGTTGTGGAGGATAGTGTTACAAGCCTCAAGTGCAAAACTCCAGCCAAAACAGCTACCATGGTTTTAAAGCAACAAATTCCCATCAAcattgagaatgaagaagaacTGGGGTTTTCAACCAACAAACTTACCCGCAATCGTGGAAAAAGACAGAAGATGCAACTTCATGATAGCAATGAATGA
- the LOC112802478 gene encoding replication protein A 70 kDa DNA-binding subunit C-like isoform X2 — protein sequence MNRWTLNFSHRTVVLLVENPTFPLQAFRLTQISELLNADRINDSQLIDIMGEVVGKEDPKELITSKGKETKRLAILVEDLDNYRIGCVLFGDMVDQILPYLDDGRVEPLIVVLQFFRPSRWNEKTSVQSHFDISKLRINPDLEEVRDFRDRRLAAIPSNLVRISQVNTNNSHSGADELKRGDVTVNTIEEALNSTQEGPLWIAGTIVAINSGKDDWFYKSCRKCPKKVETPIGNRYECGKCGHTHGSASLRFKVEVMAYDGTGSITLLLWDRETVQLCGRQAEQIKDEEELYAEGYPAALESLLERKLLFKVNVKSSNIKLYDQVYTVMKVCEDDTIFEMHLPNKTFSTVTEYLQYGCRIPGAVTRWICQQLWLISTILVILNILWMLWRIVLQASSAKLQPKQLPWF from the exons ATGAATCGGTGGACCTTAAATTTCTCTCACCGAACTGTGGTGCTCTTGGTGGAGAATCCAACTTTCCCACTTCAAGCGTTTCGATTAACGCAAATTTCAGAGTTGTTGAATGCTGACAGGATCAATGACTCTCAATTAATAG ATATTATGGGTGAAGTGGTTGGAAAGGAAGATCCAAAGGAACTCATCACAAGCAAAGGGAAGGAAACGAAGCGTCTAGCTATTTTGGTTGAAGATCTTGA TAATTATCGTATTGGGTGTGTGTTGTTTGGGGACATGGTTGATCAAATACTACCATACCTAGATGATGGAAGAGTTGAACCATTGATAGTGGTCTTGCAGTTCTTCCGACCGAGTAGATGGAATG AGAAAACCTCAGTACAGAGTCATTTCGACATTTCTAAGCTACGCATCAATCCCGATCTCGAGGAGGTTCGCGACTTTCGTGACAG GAGGCTTGCCGCTATACCCTCAAATTTGGTCAGAATTAGTCAAGTCAACACAAACAACTCACATTCTGGGGCAGATGAACTTAAGCGGGGTGATGTGACGGTGAACACAATAGAGGAAGCACTAAACTCAACACAG GAAGGCCCTTTGTGGATTGCTGGAACAATTGTGGCAATCAATTCTGGCAAGGATGATTGGTTTTACAAATCATGTAGAAAGTGTCCGAAGAAGGTTGAAACACCAATTGGAAATAGATACGAGTGTGGAAAGTGTGGCCACACTCACGGAAGTGCATCGTTAAG GTTTAAGGTTGAGGTGATGGCCTATGATGGCACTGGTAGCATAACACTGCTTCTATGGGATCGAGAAACGGTTCAACTATGTGGTAGACAAGCAGAACAGATCAAGGATGAGGAG GAACTTTATGCTGAAGGATACCCTGCAGCTCTTGAGAGCCTGTTAGAAAGAAAACTTCTTTTTAAGGTGAATGTCAAATCCTCCAACATCAAGCTCTATGACCAGGTGTATACAGTGATGAAGGTCTGCGAGGATGATACAATTTTTGAAATGCATCTCCCAAATAAAACGTTCTCCACTGTAACT GAATATCTCCAATATGGTTGTAGGATACCGGGTGCAGTAACTCGGTGGATTTGTCAGCAGCTATGGTTGATATCAACAATCTTAGTGATTCTCAATATTCTGTG GATGTTGTGGAGGATAGTGTTACAAGCCTCAAGTGCAAAACTCCAGCCAAAACAGCTACCATGGTTTTAA
- the LOC140173268 gene encoding uncharacterized protein, with product MSDTPPNMKKLPHLSEDLIWKIMVKADPKTVGQCRTLSKGWNFRLCTNLFVKANYKENKDRSKSVIVGIGYPPGDYNSIWFVRAYLHSGRQVQFNVPMDANQYGLYSVIGSENGIICIKISLGGLNSRLLVWNPVSDKRRYVTDEASKHSAHAVSLYAFGFLEDEIEYRIVHVYKRAFRQRNMSWSLYTSFEREWTHSGMFKSDVQKLGPKYIVHNGIVYWIGWQGANFFEPASIVTFNLRIQMFHEAKIPPDVPSDYNSLTYFNDGVGYISYRNLAFSRQVLVWQMKRNGDHSIHWERMIRVSGLGIPYTPSLFLGNDIITVMECRDGSGSANDAVRTDFLISRLKYMESRREHLVQRTWQEHVNVKTITMHSDGLYMV from the coding sequence ATGAGTGACACTCCACCCAATATGAAAAAACTTCCACACCTTAGTGAGGATCTTATCTGGAAGATCATGGTGAAGGCAGATCCTAAGACAGTTGGACAGTGCAGAACGCTAAGCAAGGGTTGGAATTTCAGGCTGTGTACTAATTTGTTCGTGAAGGCAAACTATAAGGAAAACAAAGATCGAAGCAAGAGTGTGATCGTAGGCATTGGCTATCCCCCAGGTGATTACAACTCGATTTGGTTCGTTCGAGCGTATCTTCATTCGGGTCGCCAGGTTCAGTTCAATGTCCCAATGGATGCTAACCAATATGGCTTATATTCAGTCATTGGGTCTGAGAACGGAATCATATGCATAAAGATCTCATTGGGTGGCCTTAATTCTCGGCTTCTTGTATGGAATCCAGTATCGGATAAGAGGCGGTACGTAACCGATGAAGCAAGCAAGCATTCCGCTCATGCCGTTTCTCTATATGCGTTTGGTTTTTTGGAGGACGAAATCGAGTACCGTATTGTGCATGTCTACAAGCGTGCATTTAGACAAAGAAATATGTCATGGTCTCTTTACACTTCATTTGAACGAGAATGGACTCATTCCGGTATGTTTAAGAGTGATGTCCAGAAACTTGGGCCCAAATATATAGTGCACAATGGGATAGTCTATTGGATTGGGTGGCAGGGAGCTAATTTCTTTGAGCCAGCATCCATAGTCACGTTCAACCTCCGCATCCAGATGTTCCATGAGGCAAAGATCCCCCCAGACGTGCCATCTGATTACAACTCACTAACTTACTTCAACGATGGTGTCGGGTATATTTCATACCGTAATCTTGCATTCAGCAGGCAAGTCCTGGTCTGGCAAATGAAAAGAAATGGTGATCACAGCATCCATTGGGAGAGGATGATTAGAGTTTCTGGTCTTGGAATCCCATACACTCCTTCATTGTTCTTAGGCAATGACATAATAACAGTCATGGAGTGCAGAGACGGGTCAGGAAGTGCAAATGATGCCGTGCGAACAGACTTCCTGATTTCGAGGCTAAAATATATGGAATCAAGAAGGGAGCATTTGGTTCAACGCACATGGCAGGAACATGTTAACGTGAAGACAATTACAATGCATTCAGATGGGCTATACATGGTTTAG
- the LOC140173269 gene encoding uncharacterized protein has translation MAGTLSSTLLSVDWSQPVDDMQCNKGVQISSSSTIGNFRYFTENNNLQNDEIRESLATKPYVLADITNTDTARHARMERANKLAKKKQRAIEHIPQAANSAIDCVITGNVTATLADCTLYPSIVMQTMKRDEYSNLQNNQKWILLPSNLTTQDNLRSIDNARHARMERANKLAKKRQYMGTSSPQVELVNIQKQRLIVNKENNICSNENQVNCAPRNGPFKGGRASTRDARVASCKEQASKEYLHMGDAMYICEHCFALFWYDERINKSYNTDQPKFTMCCKGGQVQLPHLPEAPKVLYELLFNNNPKSKHFRDNIRSYNSMFQFTSMGAKIDRGINTSRGPPTFILCGENYHLIGSLIPPEGNNAKFAQLYIVDSQNEVHNRMSAIRGEDNKNIDEDIVRDLKKMLDEKNVLVKAFRMVRDSMGKESNSTIKLRLLGKRGKDGRRYNLPSTDEVAALIVGDFDIDKTDRDIVVETQSGRLQRINQLNPAYLGLQYPLLFPYGEDGYKEDIPLNKRHHNRGKGRQEVSMREFFAFRIQERLADGSPLLYSRRLFQQFLVDGYSMIESSRLNYIRSDQEKLRCEMYKGVKEAVLNGETTPSSCGKRIILPSSFTGGPRYMIQNYQDAMAICKVVGYPDLFITFTCNPKWPEVEDFLNNRELNPQDRPDIICRVFKAKLDTLIKDVRANKVFGRVAAVVYTIEFQKRGLPHAHILLFLHKDDKFPTAEDIDKIISAEIPDKKIDPEYFDAVEKHMMHGPCGVARKDSPCMENSKCIRHFPKKFVENTTIDDDGYPVYRRREDGKTINKSGVDLDNRYVVPHNRFLLMRYGAHINVEWCNQSRSIKYLFKYVNKGHDRVTASFYKSAADKENMDDYDEVSMYYDCRYISPCEAAWRIFGYNIHYRDPSVVRLGFHLPDEQNLIFKDNEKLDDVIREASVKESMFLGWFQANKIYSEARSLTFAEFPTHFVWKAKERVWLPRKSHAVIGRIFFVPPGSGERYYLRLLLNCVRGPTCYEDIRTIDGVVYSSFKDACYARGLLDDDKEYVEAIVEASYWGSELILTEAEIKDLTLMEIENILNKYNKSLKDFPPMPMPDTNQCNNLLYPNGMNRLICDELRYDRQKLAAEHVTYLGLLTDEQKEVYNKVITAVQTGKGGVFFLYGYGGTGKTFVWKTLASALRSRSHIVLTVASSGIASLLLPGGRTAHSRFAIPLNIDEFSTCNIKQGSALAELLIKTKLIIWDEAPMVNRFCIEALDRTMRDILRFNNKDSLEQPFGGKTIVFGGDFRQILPVIPKGSRQEIVNATINSSYLWDDCKLLTLSKNMRLKSSDLNSRSSELKEFADWILSIGDGSQGSRSNTGEKVVIPDDILVSDWVDPIEAICRVTYPESFSGRNIDQQIEDRAILAPTLQLVDEINNYMMSLNPAEAQTYLSSDKACPTEPNNDLLASIHTPELLNTIKCSGVPNHELTLKVGTPIMLLRNIDHSAGLCNGTRLVVTKLGKHIIEARTCAGKNKGQKVFIPRMTLSPSDHRIPFKFQRRQFPIMVSYAMTINKSQGQSLSKVGLILKKPVFTHGQLYVAISRVTNKEGLKILLCHDDDQKKETENVVFKEVFRNIC, from the exons ATGGCAGGGACTTTGTCATCAACATTATTATCGGTTGACTGGAGTCAGCCAGTTGATGATATGCAATGCAACAAAGGGGTTCAGATTAGCTCTAGCAGTACCATTGGCAACTTTAGGTATTTCACCGAGAATAACAATCTACAAAACGATGAGATCCGGGAAAGCTTGGCAACAAAACCATATGTTCTAGCAGATATAACTAACACAG ATACTGCAAGACATGCTAGGATGGAACGAGCTAACAAGCTAGCCAAGAAAAAACAACGTGCAATAGAACATATACCTCAAG CGGCAAATTCAGCTATAGATTGTGTCATCACAGGGAATGTAACAGCTACTCTAGCAGATTGCACACTCTATCCAAGTATTGTTATGCAAACCATGAAGAGGGATGAATACAGTAACTTACAAAACAACCAAAAATGGATATTGTTGCCATCAAATCTAACAACACAAGACAATTTAAGAAGTATAG ACAATGCTAGGCATGCTAGGATGGAACGAGCGAACAAGCTAGCAAAGAAAAGACAATATATGGGAACGTCTTCCCCACAAG TTGAGTTGGTTAACATTCAGAAGCAAAGGTTGATTGTGAATAAGGAAAACAACATATGTTCAAATGAAAATCAAGTGAATTGTGCTCCCAGAAATGGCCCATTTAAAG GTGGAAGGGCTTCAACAAGGGATGCTAGAGTTGCCAGTTGTAAGGAGCAGGCAAGCAAGG AGTATTTGCACATGGGAGATGCAATGTATATATGCGAACACTGCTTTGCCCTTTTTTGGTACGATGAAAGGATAAACAAAAGTTATAACACAGACCAACCAAAATTTACGATGTGTTGTAAAGGAGGTCAAGTCCAACTGCCACACCTACCAGAAGCACCAAAAGTTTTGTATGAGTTGTTGTTCAATAATAACCCCAAGAGCAAGCATTTTCGTGATAACATCAGGTCATATAATAGCATGTTTCAATTCACTTCAATGGGTGCCAAAATAGACCGCGGTATAAATACTTCTAGAGGTCCACCTACATTCATTCTTTGTGGCGAAAACTACCATCTAATAGGTAGCCTAATTCCACCAGAAGGGAATAATGCGAAATTTGCCCAATTATACATAGTTGATTCACAAAATGAGGTGCACAACCGGATGTCAGCTATCAG GGGTGAAGATAACAAAAACATAGATGAAGACATTGTAAGAGATCTTAAGAAGATGCTGGATGAAAAGAATGTGTTGGTGAAGGCATTCCGCATGGTTAGGGATTCAATGGGCAAAGAATCAAATTCAACAATTAAACTTAGACTATTGGGAAAAAGGGGAAAGGATGGTAGAAGATATAACTTACCATCAACAGATGAGGTTGCTGCATTGATTGTCGGTGATTTTGACATTGACAAGACAGACAGAGACATTGTTGTGGAGACACAGAGCGGAAGATTACAAAGGATTAATCAACTCAATCCAGCATATCTGGGATTACAATATCCCCTGCTATTTCCTTATGGCGAGGATGGATACAAGGAAGATATACCGCTAAACAAAAGACACCATAACCGTGGTAAAGGACGACAGGAGGTGTCGATGAGAGAATTTTTTGCTTTTCGTATACAAGAAAGACTAGCCGACGGATCTCCACTGTTATACTCAAGAAGACTCTTTCAACAGTTTTTGGTTGATGGGTACTCCATGATTGAGTCATCAAGGCTAAACTACATACGCAGTGACCAAGAGAAATTAAGGTGTGAGATGTACAAGGGAGTAAAGGAAGCAGTACTGAATGGAGAAACAACGCCGTCATCATGTGGCAAGCGTATAATATTGCCTTCGTCATTCACAGGTGGACCAAGATACATGATACAAAACTATCAGGATGCAATGGCAATATGTAAGGTTGTTGGTTATCCAGACCTCTTCATAACCTTCACGTGCAATCCGAAGTGGCCTGAGGTTGAAGACTTTTTGAACAATAGAGAGCTGAATCCACAAGATCGACCCGACATTATTTGTAGGGTTTTCAAGGCAAAATTAGATACACTAATTAAAGATGTACGAGCAAACAAAGTTTTTGGTAGAGTTGCTGCAG TGGTATACACAATCGAATTCCAGAAACGTGGGTTACCACATGCACACATTCTACTATTCTTACACAAGGATGACAAATTTCCCACTGCCGAAGATATTGATAAGATTATATCAGCTGAGATACCCGATAAAAAGATAGACCCGGAATACTTTGATGCAGTCGAAAAGCACATGATGCACGGTCCATGTGGAGTGGCAAGGAAAGATTCACCATGTATGGAAAATTCTAAATGCATTCGACACTTCCCTAAGAAGTTTGTTGAGAATACTACTATCGACGATGATGGGTACCCGGTATACCGACGAAGAGAAGATGGAAAGACTATCAACAAATCAGGAGTCGATCTTGACAATCGTTATGTTGTACCACACAATAGGTTTCTACTCATGAGATATGGTGCCCATATTAATGTTGAGTGGTGTAACCAGTCAAGATCTATTAAGTATTTGTTCAAATATGTGAACAAAGGTCATGACCGTGTAACGGCTTCATTTTATAAAAGTGCTGCAGACAAAGAGAACATGGATGACTATGATGAAGTCAGTATGTACTATGATTGCAGGTATATTTCTCCGTGTGAAGCTGCTTGGAGGATCTTTGGTTACAACATACACTACAGGGATCCCTCGGTTGTTCGTCTAGGATTTCACTTACCCGATGAACAAAACTTGATCTTTAAAGATAATGAAAAGCTCGATGATGTGATCCGAGAAGCATCTGTTAAGGAGTCTATGTTTCTCGGTTGGTTTCAAGCCAACAAGATCTACTCAGAAGCAAGGTCGCTCACTTTTGCAGAATTTCCTACACATTTTGTGTGGAAGGCAAAGGAAAGGGTGTGGTTGCCTCGGAAGAGCCATGCTGTAATTGGAAGAATCTTCTTTGTGCCTCCTGGATCTGGTGAGAGATATTACCTAAGGCTACTACTCAATTGCGTTAGGGGACCAACTTGCTATGAAGACATTCGAACTATAGACGGTGTTGTATACTCATCATTCAAAGATGCATGTTATGCACGTGGTCTTTTAGATGATGATAAGGAATATGTTGAAGCAATAGTGGAAGCAAGTTATTGGGGCTCAG AGTTAATCCTCACAGAGGCCGAGATCAAAGATTTGACCCTAATGGAGATTGAGAATATACTTAACAAATACAACAAAAGTCTGAAAGATTTTCCACCAATGCCAATGCCAGATACAAACCAATGTAACAATTTATTGTATCCCAATGGCATGAATAGGTTAATTTGCGATGAACTCAGATATGATCGGCAAAAACTAGCTGCAGAGCATGTAACCTACTTAGGACTATTAACTGATGAACAAAAAGAAGTATATAACAAAGTCATCACTGCAGTTCAAACCGGCAAAGGTGGAGTATTTTTCCTTTATGGGTACGGTGGGACAGGAAAAACATTTGTTTGGAAGACACTAGCTTCTGCATTGAGGTCTAGATCACATATTGTTCTAACAGTTGCATCTAGCGGGATAGCATCACTTTTGTTGCCTGGAGGCAGGACAGCTCACTCACGTTTCGCAATACCGCTTAACATAGATGAATTCTCAACATGCAATATTAAGCAAGGGAGTGCACTAGCTGAGCTTTTGATTAAGACAAAGTTGATAATTTGGGATGAGGCACCTATGGTAAATAGATTCTGTATTGAAGCTCTTGATAGGACCATGCGTGACATATTAAGGTTCAATAACAAAGATAGCTTGGAGCAGCCATTTGGAGGCAAGACAATTGTTTTTGGGGGAGATTTTCGCCAAATACTTCCAGTCATCCCGAAAGGGTCTAGGCAAGAAATAGTCAATGCCACTATCAACTCATCATACTTGTGGGATGACTGCAAGCTTTTGACACTTTCAAAGAACATGCGCTTAAAATCAAGTGATTTAAATTCAAGGTCATCTGAGTTGAAAGAATTTGCTGATTGGATACTCAGTATTGGTGATGGCAGCCAAGGGTCACGATCGAATACAGGTGAAAAGGTTGTCATTCCCGATGACATATTGGTTTCCGATTGGGTAGACCCAATTGAAGCAATATGTAGAGTAACTTATCCTGAAAGCTTTTCAGGAAGAAATATTGACCAACAGATTGAAGATCGAGCTATCCTTGCACCAACACTACAGTTAGTTGATGAGATCAACAACTACATGATGAGTTTAAATCCGGCTGAAGCGCAAACATATTTGAGCTCTGATAAGGCATGTCCCACAGAGCCTAATAACGATTTATTGGCTTCAATACACACTCCTGAACTCCTAAACACAATCAAGTGCTCAGGTGTCCCTAACCATGAGTTAACACTAAAAGTTGGAACACCAATTATGCTGTTAAGAAACATTGACCACTCCGCAGGATTGTGCAATGGAACACGATTGGTTGTTACTAAACTTGGAAAACACATAATTGAAGCACGAACGTGTGCGGGCAAGAATAAGGGGCAGAAAGTGTTTATACCAAGGATGACACTAAGTCCTTCTGACCATCGAATACCATTCAAATTCCAACGGAGACAATTTCCTATTATGGTTTCATACGCGATGACTATAAACAAGAGCCAAGGTCAGTCATTATCAAAGGTTGGGTTAATATTGAAGAAACCCGTATTCACACATGGCCAGCTCTATGTTGCTATCTCCAGGGTGACAAATAAGGAAGGACTCAAGATTTTGTTGTGTCATGATGATGATcaaaagaaagaaacagagaaTGTCGTTTTCAAAGAAGTATTCAGAAACATATGTTGA